One genomic window of Rhizomicrobium sp. includes the following:
- the glmU gene encoding bifunctional UDP-N-acetylglucosamine diphosphorylase/glucosamine-1-phosphate N-acetyltransferase GlmU: MARAAVILAAGQGTRMKSAKPKVLHAVAGLPILGHVMAAIRAAGVERIVVVSAPNMDSLRGYVSSLGGENAIQDKPLGTGHAALAAASVLGRFDGALLVNNGDMPLARPAMMEETLASAEKTGLSLVAFRSKDPAQYGRVIRNADGTLDRIVEFKDATAAERAIDLCCAGTYAAADARKFFAWAGRLSNDNAQKEYYIPEVPLIAKADGVACAITLADEIDVMGVNSRAELADAERAMQNRLRSRALAAGVGMTAPETVFLSHDTVLEADVHIGPYVVFGPGVRIESGAEIKSHSHLEGAHVGRDALIGPYARLRPGARIEDDVHIGNFVEVKNATIEKGAKANHLTYLGDARVGAGANIGAGTITCNYDGFDKHHTDIGAGAFIGSNSALVAPVSIADGTYIGAGSVITKSTAKDSLAVTRAEQKEIPGWAEKFRTRKKAEKAAKKK, translated from the coding sequence ATGGCGAGAGCAGCCGTCATTCTGGCAGCGGGGCAGGGCACGCGGATGAAATCCGCCAAGCCCAAGGTGCTGCACGCCGTCGCCGGCCTTCCCATCCTCGGCCATGTCATGGCCGCGATCCGCGCCGCCGGCGTGGAGCGCATCGTCGTCGTCAGCGCGCCGAACATGGATAGCCTGCGCGGCTATGTCTCCAGTCTTGGCGGGGAGAACGCGATCCAGGACAAGCCGCTCGGAACCGGCCACGCCGCGCTGGCGGCGGCCAGCGTGCTCGGCCGGTTCGACGGCGCGCTCCTGGTCAACAATGGCGACATGCCGCTGGCGCGGCCGGCGATGATGGAGGAAACGCTAGCCTCGGCGGAGAAGACGGGTCTCTCGCTCGTCGCCTTCCGCTCCAAGGATCCGGCGCAATATGGCCGTGTCATCCGCAACGCCGACGGCACGCTCGACCGCATCGTGGAATTCAAGGACGCGACGGCGGCCGAGCGCGCCATCGATCTGTGCTGCGCCGGCACTTATGCGGCGGCCGACGCGCGGAAATTCTTCGCCTGGGCGGGGCGGCTCTCCAACGACAACGCCCAGAAGGAATATTACATCCCAGAAGTCCCGCTGATCGCGAAAGCCGACGGCGTCGCCTGCGCCATCACGCTGGCCGACGAGATCGACGTCATGGGCGTCAACTCCCGCGCCGAGCTGGCCGACGCCGAACGCGCCATGCAGAACCGCCTGCGGTCCCGCGCGCTGGCCGCCGGCGTCGGCATGACGGCGCCGGAAACGGTGTTCCTCTCCCACGACACGGTGCTGGAGGCGGACGTGCATATCGGTCCATACGTCGTGTTCGGCCCCGGCGTGCGGATCGAGAGCGGGGCGGAGATCAAATCGCATTCCCATCTCGAAGGCGCCCATGTCGGACGCGACGCGCTGATCGGTCCCTATGCGCGCCTGCGCCCCGGCGCGCGGATCGAGGACGACGTCCATATCGGCAATTTCGTCGAGGTGAAGAACGCGACGATTGAAAAAGGCGCCAAGGCGAACCACCTGACCTATCTCGGCGACGCGCGGGTCGGCGCGGGCGCGAACATCGGCGCCGGCACCATCACCTGCAACTATGACGGCTTCGACAAGCACCACACCGACATCGGCGCGGGCGCCTTCATCGGCTCCAATTCCGCGCTGGTGGCGCCGGTCTCGATCGCCGACGGCACCTATATCGGCGCCGGCTCGGTGATCACCAAGTCGACGGCGAAGGACAGTCTGGCGGTGACCCGCGCCGAGCAGAAGGAAATCCCGGGCTGGGCGGAGAAGTTCCGCACAAGGAAGAAGGCCGAGAAGGCCGCCAAGAAGAAATAG
- the glmS gene encoding glutamine--fructose-6-phosphate transaminase (isomerizing), translating to MCGIVGIAGTRDVAPVILDALKRLEYRGYDSAGIATLVHGHIERRRSPGKLDRLGEVLHAHPLSGHTGIGHTRWATHGAPNETNAHPHASRRVAIVHNGIIENFRELRDELIAKGHVFESQTDSEVAVHLVTDFLDMGLTPSEAAQAAVRRLTGAYSLAMIFSGHERLLIGARKGAPLAVGYGEHEAYLGSDAFALAPFTNKVSYLEDDDVVVVDGAQVSIFDREGRPANREVKVTSASAAIVDKGGKRHFMAKEIHEQPEVVGHTLAHYLDPAGPVVQRQGVGLRGALSKASRLTITACGTAFYAGLVGKYWFEKLARLPVDADVASELRYRDPVYPKDGAALFVSQSGETADTLAALREAKVHGQTTIAIVNVAESSIAREADIVLPTFAGPEIGVASTKAFTCQLAALASFAIAAGVARGTLSEADEKRLCAALLAAPRHIAEFLKQEPRIEVLGQEIAKATDVLYMGRGPSFPLALEGALKLKEISYIHAEGYAAGEMKHGPIALIDETVPVIVIAPHDALFEKTVSNMQEVMARGGKVLLISDAQGIARAGDAVWATIQVPEADPFLAPLLYAIPIQLLAYHAAVAKGTDVDQPRNLAKSVTVE from the coding sequence ATGTGCGGCATTGTCGGAATCGCGGGCACGCGCGACGTGGCGCCGGTCATCCTGGATGCCCTTAAGCGCCTGGAATATCGCGGCTACGATTCCGCCGGCATCGCCACGCTGGTCCATGGCCATATCGAGCGCCGCCGCTCGCCTGGTAAGCTCGACCGCCTCGGCGAGGTCCTGCACGCCCACCCGCTGTCCGGCCACACCGGCATCGGCCACACCCGCTGGGCGACGCATGGCGCGCCGAACGAAACCAACGCCCATCCCCATGCCAGCCGGCGCGTGGCCATCGTCCACAACGGCATCATCGAGAATTTCCGCGAGCTGCGCGACGAGCTGATCGCCAAGGGCCACGTCTTCGAATCGCAGACCGACTCCGAAGTCGCGGTGCATCTCGTCACCGATTTCCTCGACATGGGCCTGACGCCATCCGAAGCGGCGCAGGCCGCGGTGCGCCGGCTGACCGGCGCCTATTCGCTGGCGATGATCTTCTCCGGCCATGAGCGCCTCCTGATCGGCGCCCGCAAGGGCGCGCCGCTCGCCGTCGGCTATGGCGAGCACGAGGCCTATCTCGGCTCCGACGCCTTCGCGCTGGCGCCCTTCACCAACAAGGTCTCCTATCTCGAAGACGACGACGTCGTGGTGGTCGACGGCGCCCAGGTCTCTATCTTCGACCGCGAGGGCCGCCCCGCCAACCGCGAGGTGAAGGTCACCAGCGCCTCCGCCGCCATCGTCGACAAGGGCGGCAAGCGTCATTTCATGGCGAAGGAAATCCACGAACAGCCCGAGGTCGTCGGCCACACGCTGGCGCATTATCTCGATCCGGCCGGCCCCGTGGTGCAGCGCCAGGGTGTCGGCCTGCGCGGCGCGCTGTCCAAGGCCTCGCGCCTCACCATCACCGCCTGCGGCACCGCCTTCTATGCCGGCCTGGTCGGCAAATACTGGTTCGAGAAGCTGGCGCGCCTGCCGGTCGACGCTGACGTCGCGTCGGAGCTGCGCTACCGCGATCCGGTCTATCCGAAGGACGGCGCGGCGCTGTTCGTTTCGCAATCGGGCGAGACCGCCGACACGCTCGCCGCGCTGCGCGAGGCCAAAGTCCACGGCCAGACCACCATCGCCATCGTCAACGTCGCCGAAAGCTCCATCGCGCGCGAGGCCGACATCGTGCTGCCGACCTTCGCGGGGCCGGAGATCGGCGTCGCCTCGACCAAGGCCTTCACCTGCCAGCTCGCGGCGCTCGCCTCCTTCGCCATCGCCGCCGGCGTGGCGCGCGGCACGCTGAGCGAGGCCGACGAGAAGCGCCTCTGCGCCGCGCTGCTGGCCGCGCCGCGCCACATCGCGGAATTCCTCAAGCAGGAGCCGAGGATCGAAGTGCTCGGCCAGGAGATCGCCAAGGCCACCGACGTCCTCTACATGGGCCGCGGCCCGAGCTTCCCGCTGGCGCTCGAAGGCGCGCTGAAGCTGAAGGAGATTTCCTACATCCACGCCGAAGGCTATGCCGCCGGCGAGATGAAGCACGGCCCCATCGCGCTGATCGACGAGACGGTGCCGGTCATCGTCATCGCGCCGCACGACGCGCTGTTCGAGAAGACCGTGTCCAACATGCAGGAAGTGATGGCGCGCGGCGGCAAGGTGCTTTTGATCTCCGACGCGCAGGGCATCGCGCGCGCCGGCGACGCGGTATGGGCGACGATCCAGGTGCCGGAGGCCGATCCCTTCCTGGCGCCGCTGCTCTACGCGATTCCGATCCAGCTTCTGGCCTATCACGCCGCCGTGGCCAAGGGCACCGACGTCGACCAGCCCCGCAACCTGGCGAAGAGCGTCACGGTCGAATAG
- the solA gene encoding N-methyl-L-tryptophan oxidase translates to MQRHRDYDIAVIGLGAAGSAALNALARAGVRAVGIDRFDPPHALGSSHGETRLLRTAYAEGPFYVPLVKRAVTLWKAAERRGGVKLFEQTGVVYAGPDGNPFIRGTLDAADAKQVRLTPARGLEAWFDLPDDWRRVRESGGGFVYPERAIATFLKEARRRGATVFKNRACETIDRSGKRVVVRTTRGDIVADRVVVATGAWIGELLPELKPATFVERRVLHWFADPERRFTRRRGFAPFAIGTEDGQMIYGFPANAKGEVKVAEHVSVQVIATPDALDRRVTKTDIDAIAPLARRLMPGLGKRLRSEVCMYPMAKDERFILARHPRDRRIVIGAGLSGHGFKFAPAIGEVLADLALGRAQRVPIAKFGWPIRP, encoded by the coding sequence ATGCAGCGTCATAGGGACTACGACATCGCCGTCATCGGCCTGGGCGCCGCCGGAAGCGCGGCGCTGAATGCGCTGGCGCGGGCCGGCGTGCGCGCCGTCGGGATCGACCGGTTCGATCCGCCGCATGCGCTGGGCAGTTCGCATGGCGAGACGCGGCTGCTGCGCACCGCTTACGCCGAGGGGCCGTTCTATGTACCGCTGGTCAAGCGCGCCGTCACGCTGTGGAAGGCGGCGGAGCGGCGGGGCGGGGTCAAGCTGTTCGAGCAGACCGGCGTCGTCTATGCCGGGCCGGACGGCAATCCCTTCATCCGCGGCACGCTGGACGCGGCGGACGCCAAACAGGTGCGACTGACGCCGGCGCGCGGGCTGGAGGCATGGTTCGACCTGCCGGACGACTGGCGGCGGGTTCGCGAGAGCGGCGGCGGCTTCGTCTATCCCGAGCGCGCCATCGCGACGTTCCTGAAGGAAGCGCGGCGGCGTGGCGCCACCGTCTTCAAGAACCGCGCGTGCGAAACCATCGACCGGTCGGGCAAGCGGGTCGTCGTCCGCACGACGCGCGGCGACATCGTGGCGGATCGCGTGGTCGTCGCCACGGGGGCGTGGATCGGCGAATTGCTGCCGGAGCTGAAGCCCGCCACCTTCGTCGAGCGGCGGGTGCTGCACTGGTTCGCCGATCCGGAGCGGCGGTTCACGCGCCGGCGCGGCTTTGCGCCGTTCGCCATCGGCACGGAGGACGGGCAGATGATCTACGGCTTTCCGGCCAACGCCAAAGGCGAGGTGAAGGTCGCCGAGCATGTCAGCGTGCAGGTCATCGCGACGCCGGACGCGCTGGATCGCCGCGTGACGAAAACCGATATCGATGCGATTGCGCCGCTGGCGCGGCGCCTGATGCCGGGGCTGGGCAAGCGGCTGCGCTCCGAGGTCTGCATGTATCCGATGGCCAAAGATGAGCGCTTCATCCTGGCGCGCCATCCACGCGACCGCCGGATCGTGATCGGCGCGGGGCTTTCGGGCCACGGCTTCAAATTCGCGCCGGCGATCGGCGAGGTGCTCGCGGACCTGGCGCTCGGCAGGGCGCAACGCGTACCCATCGCGAAATTCGGCTGGCCTATTCGACCGTGA
- a CDS encoding type II toxin-antitoxin system prevent-host-death family antitoxin yields the protein MSTHSIAEAKDKLSELIDRARKGEDVVITQDGEVVAQIKPVASSAVSIAERRITAEDVAWLDSHRVGGKMPKEDAGTFVSRMRDEEWAR from the coding sequence ATGTCTACGCACAGCATCGCCGAGGCCAAGGACAAGCTCTCCGAGTTGATCGACCGCGCCCGCAAGGGCGAGGACGTCGTCATCACGCAGGACGGCGAGGTCGTGGCACAGATCAAGCCCGTGGCTTCGTCGGCGGTGTCCATTGCCGAGCGCCGGATCACGGCGGAAGACGTGGCGTGGCTCGACAGCCATCGGGTCGGCGGCAAGATGCCGAAGGAAGACGCCGGCACGTTCGTTTCGCGCATGCGCGACGAGGAATGGGCGCGTTGA
- a CDS encoding PIN domain-containing protein: MKLSTEAESRSAFANFDDWVRRKTTVVEMDHSNLIDAAAMLRRLDLTLRTPDAIHLAIAQRLGAELATFDQRMADCAPHPGNPRRRPVTNAPAFARLSP; encoded by the coding sequence GTGAAGCTGTCGACCGAGGCTGAATCGCGAAGCGCATTCGCCAATTTCGATGATTGGGTGCGGCGGAAGACGACCGTGGTCGAGATGGACCACTCCAACTTGATTGACGCAGCCGCGATGCTGCGCCGCCTCGATCTAACCTTGCGGACGCCGGACGCCATTCACCTCGCCATCGCCCAGCGCCTCGGCGCCGAGCTCGCGACCTTCGACCAGCGCATGGCCGATTGCGCCCCGCACCCTGGGAATCCCCGTCGCCGCCCTGTGACGAACGCGCCGGCCTTCGCTAGACTGTCTCCATGA
- the rpiA gene encoding ribose-5-phosphate isomerase RpiA translates to MTADPSALKRAAAAKALEYVRPGMKLGLGTGSTAEIFLELLAPRIRGGLDVIGAPTSEKTAAKARALGIPLAALDDLAPLDLTVDGADEADRELTLIKGGGGALLREKIVAASSKRMVVIADDSKLVARLGRFPLPVEVLEFGHKTTAARIAAASAALGYADVPIALRSRDGAAVRSDSGNVLYDCAFGAITSAAKLAQALADIPGVVEHGLFVGLATTLLVAHPGEVEVIERGK, encoded by the coding sequence ATGACCGCCGATCCTTCCGCCCTCAAACGCGCCGCCGCCGCCAAGGCCCTCGAATATGTCCGGCCGGGCATGAAGCTCGGCCTCGGCACCGGCTCCACCGCCGAGATATTCCTCGAACTTCTCGCGCCCCGCATACGCGGCGGGCTCGATGTGATCGGCGCGCCGACCTCGGAGAAGACCGCCGCCAAGGCCCGCGCCCTCGGCATCCCGCTCGCCGCGCTCGACGATCTTGCGCCGCTCGACCTCACCGTCGACGGCGCCGACGAGGCCGACCGTGAACTGACCCTCATCAAGGGCGGCGGCGGCGCGCTGCTTCGCGAGAAGATCGTCGCCGCCTCGTCGAAGCGCATGGTGGTCATCGCCGACGACAGCAAGCTCGTCGCCCGCCTCGGCAGGTTCCCGCTGCCGGTCGAGGTCCTCGAATTCGGCCACAAGACCACCGCTGCGCGCATCGCCGCCGCGTCCGCCGCGCTCGGCTACGCTGACGTCCCGATCGCGCTGCGCAGCCGCGACGGCGCCGCGGTGCGCAGCGATTCCGGCAACGTGCTCTATGACTGCGCGTTCGGCGCCATCACCTCGGCCGCGAAGCTGGCCCAGGCGCTGGCCGACATCCCCGGCGTGGTCGAGCACGGGCTCTTCGTCGGGCTCGCCACCACGCTGCTCGTCGCCCATCCCGGCGAAGTCGAGGTCATTGAACGCGGAAAATGA
- a CDS encoding alpha/beta hydrolase codes for MRAAIRLCAGLFCAGVSLGGCTLSDSLRHDDIRSVWTQPPNTVTRQAVVFATDRQADGSALGYGLHWDAAIHCGVAELEVPGAFVLGQTPRWPKATLAQPPIACDVKTDMDGFAEAVAARARGCGRVLLFVHGYNQTFNTAILRVGQLATDTQWHCAVAAFSWSSEGKFDRYAADIERSGYAVPELIEALRALNAAGLKVDVVAHSMGARVTLTALAALCNRRAVPVADELLLVAPDVSAEHDNDDFGHLLAKGAPCVMRATVYASDNDLILVTSEGVHGGIPRAGRVPERDLQYLKDGKVDIVDASAAPGDPFGHGYFVLSYEMMDDMMWVLSGLPIERRAAADALGGPTLSCATPGCGDKHYVLRVAKDRGPDTQTRLLRALWPLIFRVQ; via the coding sequence ATGCGCGCCGCAATACGGCTATGCGCGGGCCTGTTCTGCGCCGGGGTGTCGCTCGGCGGCTGCACGCTGTCCGATTCGCTTAGGCATGACGATATCCGCTCGGTCTGGACCCAGCCGCCGAACACGGTGACGCGGCAGGCCGTGGTCTTCGCGACCGACCGGCAGGCGGATGGGAGCGCGCTGGGCTATGGACTGCACTGGGACGCGGCGATCCATTGCGGGGTGGCCGAGCTCGAAGTCCCCGGCGCCTTCGTCTTGGGCCAGACGCCGCGCTGGCCCAAGGCGACGCTGGCGCAGCCGCCCATCGCCTGCGACGTCAAGACCGACATGGACGGATTCGCTGAGGCCGTGGCGGCGCGGGCGCGCGGCTGCGGCCGGGTGCTGCTGTTCGTGCACGGCTATAACCAGACCTTCAACACGGCCATCCTACGGGTTGGGCAGCTCGCGACGGACACGCAATGGCACTGCGCGGTCGCGGCGTTCTCGTGGTCGAGCGAGGGTAAGTTCGACCGCTATGCCGCCGACATCGAGCGCAGTGGCTATGCGGTGCCGGAACTGATCGAGGCGTTGCGCGCGCTGAACGCGGCGGGGCTGAAGGTCGATGTCGTGGCGCATTCGATGGGGGCGCGGGTGACGCTGACGGCGCTGGCGGCCTTGTGCAACCGGCGGGCCGTGCCGGTGGCCGACGAGCTCCTGCTGGTGGCGCCGGACGTGAGCGCCGAGCACGACAATGACGATTTCGGGCACCTGCTGGCGAAGGGCGCGCCTTGCGTGATGCGCGCGACGGTCTATGCCTCGGATAATGACCTGATCCTGGTGACGTCGGAGGGCGTGCATGGCGGCATCCCGCGCGCCGGCCGCGTGCCGGAGCGCGACCTACAATATCTGAAGGACGGAAAGGTCGATATCGTCGACGCCAGCGCGGCGCCGGGCGATCCGTTCGGGCACGGATATTTCGTCCTCTCCTATGAGATGATGGACGACATGATGTGGGTCTTGTCGGGGCTGCCGATCGAGCGCCGCGCCGCCGCCGACGCGCTGGGCGGGCCGACGCTTTCCTGCGCCACGCCGGGCTGCGGCGACAAGCACTATGTGCTGCGAGTGGCGAAGGATCGGGGACCGGATACCCAGACGCGGCTGCTGCGCGCGCTGTGGCCGCTCATTTTCCGCGTTCAATGA
- the gor gene encoding glutathione-disulfide reductase, with the protein MAQYDYDLFVIGGGSGGVRASRMAALGGARVALAEEWRMGGTCVIRGCIPKKLFVYAAQFHEDFEDSAAYGWTIGTPKFDWPTLIANKDKEIARLEAIYTRNVKAAGVTIFQDRAVFEDAHTIRLLNDDRRVTADKILIATGNRPTRELGTTHMIPGGNLCITSDEAFHLEQLPKRILIAGGGYIALEFAHIFHGLGSKVSLLYRGRKVLRGFDEDIRDALAESMVTKGLHVALGCEFTKIERRNGCLHAETNKGDVIECDEIMLAIGRAPNTDALHVAKAGVELGRRGEVLVDHYSKTSADNIYAIGDVTDRIQLTPVAIHEAMCFVKTVFGGVPTPVDHQNIPTAVFTTPEIGVVGMTEVTALGLGHSIDVYKSVFRPLKHTLSGRDARTTFKLIVDSKTDKVLGCHIFGDHAAEIIQIVAVCVKIGATKAQFDSTIALHPTAAEELVTMRTKSYSKTPADLD; encoded by the coding sequence ATGGCACAATACGACTACGACCTTTTCGTGATCGGCGGCGGCTCTGGCGGCGTGCGCGCCAGCCGCATGGCGGCGCTCGGCGGCGCCCGCGTGGCGCTGGCCGAGGAATGGCGCATGGGGGGCACCTGCGTGATCCGCGGCTGCATCCCCAAGAAGCTGTTCGTCTATGCCGCGCAATTCCACGAGGATTTCGAGGATTCCGCCGCCTATGGCTGGACCATCGGCACGCCGAAATTCGACTGGCCGACGCTGATCGCCAACAAGGACAAGGAGATCGCCCGGCTGGAGGCGATCTACACGCGGAACGTCAAGGCCGCCGGCGTGACCATCTTCCAGGACCGTGCGGTGTTCGAGGACGCGCACACCATCCGCCTCCTCAACGACGACCGCCGCGTCACCGCCGACAAGATCCTGATCGCCACCGGCAACCGCCCGACCCGCGAGCTCGGCACCACGCATATGATCCCCGGCGGCAATCTCTGCATCACGTCGGACGAGGCGTTCCACCTGGAGCAATTGCCCAAGCGCATCCTGATCGCCGGCGGCGGCTATATCGCGCTGGAATTCGCCCACATCTTCCACGGCCTGGGCTCGAAGGTCTCGCTGCTCTATCGCGGCCGGAAGGTGCTGCGCGGCTTCGACGAGGACATCCGCGACGCGCTCGCCGAATCGATGGTGACCAAGGGCCTGCATGTCGCGCTGGGCTGCGAGTTCACCAAGATCGAGCGGCGCAATGGCTGCCTGCACGCCGAGACCAACAAGGGCGACGTGATCGAGTGCGACGAGATCATGCTCGCCATCGGCCGCGCCCCCAACACCGATGCGCTGCATGTCGCGAAGGCAGGCGTCGAGCTCGGCAGGCGCGGCGAGGTCCTGGTCGACCACTATTCGAAGACCAGCGCCGACAACATCTACGCCATCGGCGACGTGACCGACCGCATCCAGTTGACGCCCGTCGCGATCCACGAGGCGATGTGCTTCGTGAAGACCGTGTTCGGCGGCGTCCCGACGCCGGTCGACCACCAGAATATTCCCACCGCCGTCTTCACCACGCCGGAGATCGGCGTCGTCGGCATGACCGAGGTGACGGCGCTGGGCCTCGGCCACAGCATCGATGTCTACAAATCGGTGTTCCGCCCCTTGAAGCACACGCTGAGCGGCCGTGACGCGCGCACGACGTTCAAGCTGATTGTGGATTCGAAGACGGACAAGGTGCTGGGCTGCCACATCTTCGGCGACCACGCCGCCGAGATCATCCAGATCGTCGCCGTCTGCGTGAAGATCGGCGCGACCAAGGCGCAGTTCGATTCGACGATCGCCTTGCATCCGACGGCCGCCGAGGAACTGGTGACGATGCGCACGAAGAGCTACAGCAAGACGCCGGCTGACCTCGATTAA
- a CDS encoding type II CAAX endopeptidase family protein, which yields MAVGRPLALFVAILFAVSVPFWFAGFVWHGFLPRSIPIALPVSALMTFVPALSACAVLYRRGGWTAVGSLLARTFDARRIRSAVWLAAAFLTMPLAMITSFLLMLLSGTRMPDAHIAYATAPAMFAMFLVGAAGEELGWQGFAFEELEKRHGVLASALILGAIWSAWHVIPFFQTGHDWAWVAWQCVVTVFLRIVMVWLYAYGGRSVFAAIVFHAMSNVSIFLFPNFGSHYDPRITAVVLAGVAAVLVAARGRGVAKERA from the coding sequence ATGGCGGTCGGGCGTCCCCTCGCGCTGTTTGTCGCGATCCTGTTCGCGGTCTCGGTGCCGTTCTGGTTCGCGGGGTTCGTGTGGCACGGATTCCTGCCCAGGAGCATTCCGATCGCCCTGCCGGTCAGTGCGCTGATGACGTTCGTGCCGGCGCTGTCGGCGTGTGCCGTGCTCTATCGGCGCGGCGGCTGGACCGCGGTGGGCTCGCTTTTGGCGCGGACCTTCGATGCGCGGCGCATCCGGTCGGCCGTGTGGCTCGCGGCGGCGTTCCTCACCATGCCGCTGGCGATGATCACATCGTTCCTGTTGATGCTGCTGTCCGGCACCCGGATGCCGGATGCCCATATCGCCTACGCGACGGCGCCGGCGATGTTCGCGATGTTCTTGGTCGGCGCGGCCGGCGAGGAACTCGGCTGGCAGGGTTTCGCATTCGAGGAACTGGAGAAGCGCCACGGCGTGCTCGCGAGCGCATTGATCCTGGGCGCGATATGGTCGGCTTGGCACGTCATCCCGTTCTTCCAGACCGGGCACGATTGGGCCTGGGTCGCATGGCAATGCGTTGTCACGGTGTTCCTGCGTATCGTCATGGTGTGGCTTTATGCTTATGGCGGGCGGAGCGTGTTCGCGGCCATCGTGTTCCACGCGATGAGCAACGTTTCGATATTCCTGTTTCCGAATTTCGGTTCCCACTACGATCCGCGGATAACGGCCGTCGTGCTGGCGGGCGTCGCCGCCGTCCTAGTCGCGGCGCGCGGGCGGGGCGTGGCGAAAGAACGGGCGTAG
- a CDS encoding AMP-binding protein gives MDTRDPAFLERLMGYAGAGMVSAFWAQVKPERVAIWDRFGEHSYAKINAQSNRLARVLREEGLKPGDAVALFCTNRAEFIETLNATRRAGLRVTPVNWHLKTDEIAYILNDCEAKALIAETKFDTVREAVHKAPGIGLKLSVGGLADGFEDYDGALEGIDGADLDDPVMGSQMLYTSGTTGRPKGVHRPHGVATPPQFAGSNAGYDPDTDVQMCAGPGYHAAPLAFDIAIPQASGVPIAFMGERWDTEEVFRTIQARRVTHAHLVPIMMQRMLAAPAEMKARYDLSSLKMIVHGAAPCPPEVKRAMMDWLGPILFEYYAGSEGGAGFYIHADEWLKKPGSVGRRPALMRVKILDEEGNELPAGQAGLIYHETAKLNPFTYYKDDKKTAASHRGEFFTLGDIGYFDEDDYLFLTGRSAEIIISGGVNIYPQEVDNEIIQHPAVEDVCTIGVPNAEWGEEVKSVVLLKPGVAPSEALKQEIIDFVRPRLAGFKVPRSIDFVAELPRSAAGKIKRGDVRRPFWDGRKVQI, from the coding sequence ATGGACACGCGCGATCCGGCATTCCTCGAACGGCTGATGGGCTATGCCGGCGCCGGCATGGTCAGCGCCTTCTGGGCCCAGGTGAAACCCGAGCGCGTGGCGATCTGGGACCGCTTCGGCGAGCACTCCTATGCCAAGATCAACGCGCAGTCGAACCGGCTGGCGCGGGTGCTGCGCGAGGAGGGCCTGAAGCCCGGCGACGCGGTGGCGCTGTTCTGCACCAACCGCGCGGAGTTCATCGAGACGCTGAACGCGACGCGGCGCGCCGGGCTGCGCGTGACGCCGGTGAACTGGCATCTCAAGACCGACGAGATCGCCTATATCCTGAACGACTGCGAGGCCAAGGCGCTGATCGCGGAGACCAAGTTCGATACCGTCCGCGAGGCGGTGCACAAGGCGCCGGGCATCGGGTTGAAACTCTCGGTCGGCGGATTGGCGGACGGGTTCGAGGATTACGACGGGGCGCTCGAAGGCATCGACGGCGCCGATCTGGACGATCCCGTGATGGGCAGCCAGATGCTCTATACCTCGGGCACCACGGGGCGGCCCAAGGGCGTGCACCGGCCGCACGGCGTCGCCACGCCGCCGCAATTCGCCGGCTCGAACGCGGGATATGATCCGGACACGGACGTTCAGATGTGCGCCGGGCCGGGCTATCACGCGGCCCCGCTCGCCTTCGACATCGCGATCCCGCAGGCCTCGGGCGTGCCGATCGCCTTTATGGGCGAGCGCTGGGACACCGAGGAAGTGTTCCGCACCATCCAGGCGCGGCGCGTGACGCACGCCCATCTGGTGCCGATCATGATGCAGCGCATGCTGGCGGCGCCGGCGGAGATGAAGGCGCGCTACGACCTGTCGTCGCTCAAGATGATCGTGCACGGCGCGGCGCCCTGCCCGCCCGAGGTCAAGCGCGCGATGATGGATTGGCTGGGGCCGATCCTATTCGAGTACTATGCGGGCAGCGAGGGCGGCGCGGGCTTCTATATCCATGCCGACGAATGGCTGAAGAAGCCAGGCAGCGTCGGCAGGCGGCCGGCACTGATGCGCGTGAAGATCCTGGACGAGGAGGGCAACGAGCTGCCGGCCGGCCAGGCGGGGCTGATTTATCACGAGACGGCGAAGCTCAACCCGTTCACTTACTACAAGGACGACAAGAAGACGGCGGCGTCGCATCGCGGCGAGTTCTTCACCCTGGGCGACATCGGCTATTTCGACGAAGACGATTATCTGTTCCTGACGGGCCGCTCGGCGGAGATCATCATCTCGGGCGGCGTGAACATCTATCCGCAGGAAGTCGACAACGAAATCATCCAGCATCCGGCGGTCGAGGACGTATGCACCATCGGCGTGCCGAACGCCGAATGGGGCGAGGAGGTCAAGAGCGTCGTGCTGCTGAAGCCGGGCGTGGCGCCGAGCGAGGCGCTGAAGCAGGAGATCATCGACTTCGTGCGGCCGCGTCTGGCGGGCTTCAAGGTGCCGCGCTCGATCGACTTCGTGGCGGAGCTGCCGCGCAGCGCGGCGGGCAAGATCAAGCGCGGCGATGTGCGCAGGCCGTTCTGGGACGGACGCAAGGTGCAGATCTAG